The Kwoniella dendrophila CBS 6074 chromosome 1, complete sequence genome contains a region encoding:
- a CDS encoding histone H2A has protein sequence MSSGGKGKSSSETKSSSRSSKAGLQFPVGRIHRLLKRGNYAQRVGSGAPVYLAAVLEYLAAEILELAGNAARDNKKSRIVPRHLQLAVRNDEELNKLLGSVVISQGGVLPHIMAELLPAKTKGKGAKASQEV, from the exons ATgtcttcaggtggtaaaggaaaatcttcatcagaaaCCAAATCTTCATCCCGATCTTCTAAAGCCGGTCTTCAAT TCCCAGTCGGTCGTATCCACAGACTCTTAAAGAGAGGTAACTACGCTCAACGAGTTGGTTCAGGTGCTCCAGTCTACCTTGCTGCCGTTCTTGAAT ATCTCGCCGCCGAAATTCTCGAATTAGCTGGTAACGCAGCAAGAGATAACAAGAAATCTCGTATCGTACCAAGACATTTACAATTAGCTGTTAGAAACGATGAAGAATTAAACAAATTACTTGGTTCAGTTGTCATCTCACAAGGTGGTGTCTTACCTCACATTATGGCTGAACTCTTACCAGCTAAAACCAAAGGAAAAGGTGCCAAAGCTTCTCAAGAAGTATAA